The following proteins come from a genomic window of Paenibacillus sp. CAA11:
- the ahpC gene encoding alkyl hydroperoxide reductase subunit C, which translates to MALIGTEVLPFTAQAYHNGEFIEVTEANLKGKWSVVCFYPADFTFVCPTELEDLQDQYATLKELGVEVYSVSTDSHFVHKAWHDSSEAIGKVTYIMIGDPSHTISRNFDVLIEAEGVANRATFIIDPDGVIQTVEITADGIGRDASTLIDKIKAAQYVRNHPGEVCPAKWKEGAETLKPSLDLVGKI; encoded by the coding sequence ATGGCATTGATTGGAACAGAGGTACTCCCTTTTACAGCACAAGCATATCACAACGGTGAATTTATTGAAGTTACTGAAGCAAATCTGAAAGGAAAATGGAGTGTAGTTTGCTTCTACCCAGCAGACTTCACATTCGTTTGCCCTACAGAGCTTGAAGACTTGCAGGATCAATATGCAACATTGAAGGAACTGGGTGTTGAAGTATACTCCGTATCCACGGACTCCCATTTCGTTCACAAAGCTTGGCACGACAGCTCCGAAGCTATCGGCAAAGTAACTTACATCATGATTGGTGACCCTTCCCACACGATCTCCCGTAACTTTGACGTGTTGATCGAGGCAGAAGGTGTTGCTAACCGTGCAACCTTCATTATCGACCCAGATGGCGTGATCCAAACTGTTGAAATTACAGCTGATGGCATCGGACGTGATGCAAGCACATTGATCGACAAGATCAAAGCTGCTCAATACGTTCGCAACCATCCAGGTGAAGTATGCCCTGCAAAATGGAAGGAAGGCGCAGAAACTCTGAAGCCAAGTCTTGATCTTGTAGGCAAGATCTAA
- the ahpF gene encoding alkyl hydroperoxide reductase subunit F, translating into MKLDADIKQQLEQYLQLLEGDVLLKVSAGTDSVSNDMLDLVHELSSMSSRITVEQASLPRTPSFSVNRGASEDMGITFAGVPLGHEFTSLVLALLQVSGRAPKAEQSVIDRIKGIQGEYHFETYVSLSCHNCPDVVQALNMMSVLNPNITHTMIDGAAFKEEVESKEIMAVPTVYLNGEFFESGRMTIDDILSKLGTSDDASEFASKEPYDVLVVGGGPAGASAAIYAARKGIRTGIVAERFGGQVNDTLGIENFISVKYTEGPKLAASLEEHAKGYGIDIMKAQRAKRLEKKDLVEIELENGAVLKSKTVILSTGARWRNLGVPGEAEFKNKGVAYCPHCDGPLFAGKHVAVVGGGNSGIEAAIDLAGLAEHVTVLEFMPELKADSVLQERLNSLPNTTVIKNAQVKEITGTSKVDGISYIERESGEVKHIELQGVFVQIGLVPNTDWLGDTVERTRTGEIVVDAHGATNIPGVFAAGDCTNTPYKQIIISMGSGATAALGSFDYLIRHQ; encoded by the coding sequence ATGAAACTGGATGCAGACATAAAACAGCAACTGGAGCAATACCTTCAGCTTTTAGAAGGCGATGTTCTGCTGAAAGTTAGTGCTGGAACGGATTCGGTATCCAATGACATGCTGGACTTGGTTCATGAACTGTCCAGCATGTCCAGCAGAATTACAGTAGAGCAGGCATCATTGCCTAGAACTCCAAGCTTTAGCGTGAACCGTGGCGCAAGTGAAGACATGGGGATCACGTTCGCTGGGGTTCCGCTCGGCCACGAATTTACATCACTAGTTCTCGCTTTGCTTCAAGTTAGCGGAAGAGCTCCTAAGGCTGAACAAAGCGTAATTGACCGGATCAAAGGCATTCAAGGTGAATATCACTTTGAAACTTATGTAAGCTTGTCCTGTCACAATTGTCCGGATGTCGTGCAGGCGCTGAACATGATGAGTGTTCTGAATCCGAACATTACCCATACCATGATCGACGGTGCAGCTTTCAAAGAAGAGGTAGAAAGCAAGGAAATTATGGCGGTACCTACCGTGTATCTGAACGGGGAATTCTTTGAGAGCGGCCGAATGACTATAGATGATATCCTCTCTAAGCTGGGGACTTCGGATGATGCATCTGAGTTCGCAAGTAAAGAGCCTTACGATGTATTGGTTGTCGGGGGCGGACCAGCTGGGGCAAGTGCAGCGATTTATGCAGCACGCAAAGGGATTCGCACAGGGATCGTTGCCGAACGCTTTGGCGGACAGGTCAATGATACCTTGGGCATCGAGAACTTCATCAGTGTGAAATACACCGAAGGGCCTAAGCTCGCTGCAAGCCTTGAAGAGCATGCGAAGGGTTATGGCATTGACATCATGAAGGCACAGCGTGCGAAGCGTCTTGAGAAGAAGGACCTCGTCGAGATTGAGCTGGAGAATGGCGCGGTTCTGAAGAGTAAGACGGTCATTCTCTCCACGGGTGCCCGCTGGCGCAACCTGGGGGTTCCTGGTGAAGCGGAATTCAAGAACAAGGGCGTGGCTTATTGCCCGCACTGTGACGGTCCTCTATTTGCAGGAAAGCATGTAGCAGTCGTTGGCGGGGGCAACTCCGGCATCGAGGCAGCGATTGACCTCGCAGGCCTTGCAGAGCATGTGACCGTGCTGGAATTCATGCCAGAGCTCAAGGCAGACTCTGTCTTGCAGGAACGTCTGAACAGCTTGCCGAACACGACCGTCATCAAGAATGCTCAAGTGAAGGAAATTACCGGAACGAGCAAGGTTGATGGTATCAGCTACATCGAACGCGAGAGCGGCGAAGTGAAGCACATTGAGCTGCAGGGTGTATTTGTGCAAATCGGCCTCGTGCCTAATACAGACTGGTTAGGGGATACCGTTGAACGTACACGCACGGGTGAAATTGTGGTGGACGCTCATGGGGCAACTAACATTCCTGGAGTATTTGCAGCAGGGGACTGCACCAACACACCTTACAAACAAATTATTATCTCGATGGGATCAGGCGCTACAGCGGCGCTAGGCTCCTTCGACTATCTTATCCGCCATCAGTAA
- a CDS encoding DUF4261 domain-containing protein, with protein sequence MTDQQQAAMQSMIDWLADEHELGRKPSRIEIAEEFDLHGMHYYIFRYKKNMLGKWLLGVCGGYEHAADTEHCGHIFSEMQPYDPATAKQEAIAMVEMIREYWMQQAAAIEKEQAQQESGGDDDDSSGIFNGFILLNSPECDMDQIKNNLLQDWNISCSPPEGEESSAEEGKEGILVFNADDFMVALSFVKAPVPDGEAEYFAQGNYLWKEAAEVTRTHVAQIILAVFTRSGSPLESGKLYTKVAASCLKLPNAIGIYTSGTVFQPELYIEFANMMKSDEVVPLLNLVHFGLVATEEGVSGYTYGLSTFGKDEIEILNSQASPNELRDFLITISAYVVEEDVTLRDGETIGFTADQKLPIARSEGVYVQGDTIKIKY encoded by the coding sequence ATGACAGACCAACAGCAAGCAGCCATGCAGTCTATGATTGACTGGCTGGCAGACGAACACGAGCTCGGCCGGAAACCCAGCCGAATTGAAATCGCCGAGGAATTTGATCTGCACGGCATGCACTACTATATTTTCCGGTACAAGAAAAATATGCTCGGCAAGTGGCTTCTCGGCGTATGCGGAGGCTACGAGCATGCAGCCGATACAGAGCACTGCGGCCATATTTTCAGCGAGATGCAGCCCTATGATCCGGCCACAGCCAAGCAAGAAGCTATCGCCATGGTAGAGATGATCCGTGAATACTGGATGCAGCAGGCGGCTGCTATTGAAAAAGAGCAAGCACAGCAGGAATCCGGCGGGGATGATGATGACTCTTCCGGCATCTTCAACGGATTTATTCTGCTGAATTCCCCTGAATGCGACATGGACCAGATCAAGAATAATCTGCTTCAAGACTGGAATATCTCCTGTTCCCCTCCCGAAGGGGAAGAATCTAGTGCAGAGGAAGGGAAGGAAGGAATTCTCGTCTTCAATGCAGATGACTTCATGGTGGCCTTAAGCTTTGTGAAGGCTCCTGTACCGGACGGAGAAGCTGAGTATTTTGCCCAGGGGAATTACCTATGGAAAGAAGCCGCAGAGGTCACCCGGACGCATGTCGCGCAGATCATTCTGGCCGTATTCACCCGTTCCGGCTCTCCGCTTGAGAGCGGCAAGCTCTACACCAAAGTGGCGGCCAGCTGCCTGAAGCTGCCGAATGCCATAGGTATCTATACCTCTGGCACCGTCTTTCAACCCGAGCTTTACATAGAATTTGCTAATATGATGAAGTCTGACGAGGTCGTACCTCTGCTTAACCTGGTTCACTTTGGCCTTGTAGCCACAGAGGAAGGGGTCAGCGGATATACCTATGGCTTAAGCACCTTTGGCAAAGACGAAATTGAAATTCTAAACAGCCAGGCTTCACCTAATGAGCTGAGGGATTTCCTCATTACCATTTCCGCTTATGTGGTAGAAGAAGATGTGACACTGCGGGATGGGGAGACGATCGGCTTCACCGCAGACCAGAAACTGCCTATTGCACGATCTGAAGGAGTATATGTCCAAGGGGACACCATCAAAATTAAGTATTAA
- a CDS encoding sensor histidine kinase, producing MDNFLIEELFYSITFISIPFIIHYFYKQVFGTSVFGKSLIFLGYSLYYMLSLTLHFSPLSGALTLCLNIGLILLCNFLYKGQIAWKMGIGFVITVVIILTDTAVLAQAQDMTGYIFTLFFSKFLIFIFLQMILRLAQFIGEGHLSKWYWMILFLCPLFSIIGIHQISANPWYRLYPAMFPVLSGSLLFINLLVLVLCDRILRIQSAHIKNSLLEQQNAYYIHQYLVTKSREEEMRRFQHDFKNILLGLRSQLKSGNETTSMKQLDALLGTINETSECCNTGSIIIDSIINYKQRVARELNIPVHLDIQIPPSLQLDSIAMSIILGNILDNAIDACRKISGSKPYINIYIHYMNDSLFIKVVNPYTHKIIKNHKGLFISNKQDKSRHGLGLNNIKKVVEDLQGLWDISYENQIFQIEIVLFQISLNSQSIESRLCNW from the coding sequence TTGGACAATTTTCTCATTGAGGAATTGTTTTATTCAATCACATTTATTTCGATTCCTTTTATTATTCATTATTTTTATAAGCAAGTCTTTGGAACAAGTGTATTTGGTAAATCCCTCATATTTCTAGGGTATAGCTTATATTATATGCTTAGTTTAACGTTACACTTCAGCCCTTTGTCGGGAGCCCTTACCTTATGCCTTAATATCGGGCTTATCCTATTATGCAACTTCCTTTATAAAGGTCAAATAGCATGGAAAATGGGGATAGGTTTTGTAATAACCGTGGTGATTATACTAACTGATACAGCTGTCCTTGCTCAGGCTCAAGATATGACAGGATATATCTTTACATTATTTTTTTCAAAATTTCTTATATTTATTTTTCTGCAAATGATATTAAGACTAGCCCAATTTATTGGAGAAGGACACTTAAGCAAGTGGTATTGGATGATCCTCTTTTTATGCCCGCTATTCAGTATCATAGGAATTCACCAAATCTCTGCAAATCCATGGTATCGATTATACCCCGCTATGTTCCCTGTTCTTTCAGGCAGCTTACTATTTATCAATTTATTGGTCCTGGTCTTGTGTGACCGTATCCTGCGTATCCAATCTGCCCACATCAAAAACAGCCTTCTGGAACAGCAAAATGCTTATTACATTCATCAATACCTAGTGACCAAGAGTAGGGAAGAGGAAATGCGTAGGTTTCAGCACGATTTTAAAAATATACTATTAGGCCTGCGCTCGCAATTAAAGTCCGGAAATGAGACAACCAGTATGAAGCAGCTGGATGCTCTTTTAGGTACCATTAATGAAACGTCAGAGTGTTGTAATACGGGCTCAATTATTATTGATTCCATCATCAACTATAAGCAAAGAGTAGCTCGCGAATTAAATATTCCGGTTCATTTGGACATACAGATTCCGCCTAGCCTACAACTAGATAGTATAGCAATGAGTATCATTTTGGGAAATATTCTGGATAACGCAATTGATGCTTGCAGAAAAATAAGTGGTTCTAAGCCCTATATAAATATTTACATTCATTACATGAATGATTCTCTCTTTATAAAGGTCGTAAACCCTTATACCCATAAAATCATAAAAAATCATAAAGGTTTGTTCATATCAAACAAGCAAGATAAGTCAAGACATGGTTTGGGCTTAAATAATATAAAAAAAGTTGTGGAGGATCTTCAAGGATTATGGGACATATCTTATGAAAATCAAATATTTCAAATTGAAATTGTTCTATTCCAAATTTCATTGAACAGCCAATCTATTGAATCGCGCCTTTGCAATTGGTAG
- a CDS encoding LytR/AlgR family response regulator transcription factor — MIRIAICEDDVQMAEQIAELALSFQQKNEVALEIDIFYSGEKLTEEIRHSCQYEIILMDIEMSGLNGIDVGHILREDEDNDLVQLIYISSHEEYHLQLFDVQPSGFISKPIQSTKFEQKLEIAIQKIKRRSNRRRLLPVQLRGSELLIPFKEIIYLESNCRKVILHTSTQSIEYYSTLNKENDKLFSDEFIRIHQSYIINFYHVKQITAKKIILLSGREIPISERYTASVKKSYLNFRGNLIGQFSH; from the coding sequence GTGATTCGTATTGCTATTTGCGAAGATGATGTTCAAATGGCAGAGCAGATTGCAGAATTAGCATTATCCTTTCAACAAAAAAACGAGGTGGCCCTAGAGATCGATATATTCTACTCCGGAGAGAAACTAACTGAAGAAATTCGGCATAGCTGTCAATATGAAATTATATTGATGGATATTGAAATGAGTGGACTAAATGGAATAGACGTAGGGCATATACTCAGAGAAGATGAAGATAATGACCTGGTGCAGCTTATTTACATATCAAGTCATGAGGAATATCACTTGCAGCTTTTTGATGTACAACCGTCAGGTTTTATTAGTAAACCTATACAGTCTACCAAATTTGAGCAAAAGTTAGAGATAGCCATCCAAAAAATTAAACGCAGATCGAACAGAAGACGGCTGCTGCCAGTACAACTAAGAGGCAGTGAGCTCCTCATTCCGTTCAAGGAAATCATATATCTGGAAAGCAACTGCCGAAAAGTCATTCTTCACACATCAACACAATCGATTGAGTACTACAGTACTTTAAATAAGGAAAACGATAAATTATTTAGTGATGAATTTATCCGGATTCACCAATCTTACATTATAAATTTTTATCATGTGAAACAAATCACTGCAAAAAAGATAATACTGCTAAGTGGCCGGGAAATTCCTATTAGTGAGCGATATACAGCTTCCGTTAAAAAAAGCTATTTAAACTTCAGGGGGAATCTAATTGGACAATTTTCTCATTGA